A window from Streptomyces subrutilus encodes these proteins:
- a CDS encoding DUF5997 family protein, with translation MTSHQSPQTMKPATAAKKLGVYLEATPAEFQEGVVSRTELSALQADPPQWLQDLRRNGPHPRPVVASKLGVSIAGLARGGVTEPLTTEQIEALKDEAPEWLEKERATQAEVRKETVRIKEKNAERAAKAAQQDS, from the coding sequence ATGACGTCGCACCAGAGCCCCCAGACGATGAAGCCCGCGACCGCGGCGAAGAAGCTGGGCGTGTACCTCGAGGCCACCCCCGCAGAGTTCCAGGAGGGTGTCGTCTCGCGCACCGAGCTGAGTGCGCTCCAGGCCGACCCGCCCCAGTGGCTGCAGGACCTGCGGCGCAACGGCCCGCACCCCCGCCCCGTGGTCGCCTCGAAGCTGGGCGTCTCCATCGCGGGCCTCGCCCGCGGCGGGGTCACCGAGCCCCTCACCACCGAGCAGATCGAGGCCCTGAAGGACGAGGCCCCGGAGTGGCTGGAGAAGGAGCGGGCCACCCAGGCGGAGGTCCGCAAGGAGACCGTCCGCATCAAGGAGAAGAACGCGGAGCGGGCGGCCAAGGCCGCACAGCAGGACTCCTGA
- a CDS encoding aldo/keto reductase, with product MAANTNVSVTVDGTRDMTDDRVLYGCMGLGGGWEPGAPEPADIDAAEAAVEAALDSGITTFDHADIYRHGKAEAVFGEVLARTPGLRERITLQTKCGIRLAGQDGGPGRYDLRGASIERRVAESLDRLRTDVIDVLLLHRPDPLADPDDTAAALMSLHRQGLVRAFGVSNMGAPQIAALQSRLDVPLVANQLEMSLHSRDWVEAGVLLNTSGATANGFPHGTLEHCRAHGIRLQAWGALAQGRFTGREETPAERATAGLLADLARKKDTTPETVLLWWLARHPARIAPVIGTARPDRIRACRDAALREPDLTHEEWYELWITARALPLP from the coding sequence GTGGCGGCGAACACGAACGTGAGCGTGACGGTGGACGGGACGAGGGACATGACGGACGACCGGGTGCTGTACGGATGCATGGGCCTCGGCGGCGGCTGGGAGCCCGGTGCCCCCGAACCGGCCGACATCGACGCGGCCGAGGCCGCCGTCGAAGCGGCCCTCGACAGCGGCATCACCACCTTCGACCACGCCGACATCTACCGCCACGGCAAGGCCGAAGCCGTCTTCGGAGAGGTGCTCGCGCGGACGCCCGGACTGCGGGAGCGGATCACGCTGCAGACCAAGTGCGGCATCCGCCTGGCCGGCCAGGACGGCGGCCCGGGCCGGTACGACCTGCGGGGCGCGAGCATCGAACGGCGCGTGGCGGAGAGCCTGGACCGGCTGCGCACCGACGTGATCGACGTGCTGCTGCTGCACCGCCCCGACCCCCTCGCCGACCCCGACGACACCGCGGCCGCGCTGATGTCCCTGCACCGGCAGGGCCTCGTGCGCGCCTTCGGCGTGTCCAACATGGGCGCACCGCAGATCGCCGCCCTCCAGTCCCGGCTCGACGTGCCGCTGGTCGCCAACCAGCTGGAGATGAGCCTGCACAGCCGCGACTGGGTGGAGGCCGGCGTCCTGCTCAACACCTCCGGAGCCACCGCGAACGGCTTCCCCCACGGCACGCTGGAGCACTGCCGCGCGCACGGCATCCGCCTCCAGGCCTGGGGCGCACTGGCGCAGGGCCGGTTCACCGGCCGCGAGGAGACCCCCGCCGAACGGGCCACCGCGGGGCTGCTGGCCGACCTGGCCCGCAAGAAGGACACGACGCCCGAGACCGTCCTGCTGTGGTGGCTGGCGCGCCACCCCGCGCGCATCGCCCCCGTCATCGGCACCGCCCGGCCCGACCGGATCCGCGCCTGCCGCGACGCCGCGCTGCGCGAGCCCGACCTCACGCACGAGGAGTGGTACGAGCTCTGGATCACCGCCCGGGCCCTCCCGCTGCCCTGA
- a CDS encoding UDP-N-acetylmuramoyl-L-alanyl-D-glutamate--2,6-diaminopimelate ligase: MKLSDLLAGQEHLVLQGDPDTTLITAGTTFDADRVTPGALFIAVPGHREGGPDSVSPALARGAAAVLVDGREPALPPSVWPPGACAVRVPDTRTAAAVVTSRYFGEPGRQMDMVAITGTNGKTSVSYMVESALRIAEGARVGVIGTAGSRIGDEPIPMPRSVLTTPESPDLQYLLGYMRDRGAGSVVLEATSMGLLTHRVDRTFIDVGVFTNLTQDHLDDHGTMADYRDAKLRLFQGLCRRAVVNADDPVGASVAALMPGAVTTYALDAPADYRATDLAVSASGTRFTLHHGGRAYAASIPVPGRFSVANALATVAACHVLGHALGPLVDALAQMPPVPGRFERFRTPSGTSVIVDYAHSPDSLDKVLSTIRGFAPGRVITVFGCGGDRDTTKRAEMGRIAGTHSDLCVLTSDNPRTEDPEAILDEIAPGLAAVGAAYHRCADRRRAIGFALSDAGPDDTVLIAGKGSEPHQIVGEELLPFSDMATVRELSLP; the protein is encoded by the coding sequence GTGAAGCTGAGCGACTTGCTGGCCGGTCAGGAGCACCTCGTCCTCCAGGGCGACCCGGACACGACACTGATCACCGCCGGAACCACCTTCGACGCGGACCGGGTGACACCGGGTGCGCTGTTCATCGCGGTGCCCGGACACCGGGAGGGCGGCCCGGACTCGGTGTCGCCCGCGCTGGCCCGGGGCGCCGCCGCCGTGCTCGTCGACGGCAGGGAACCGGCCCTCCCGCCGTCGGTGTGGCCGCCGGGTGCCTGCGCCGTGCGGGTGCCCGACACGCGGACCGCGGCGGCGGTGGTGACCTCGCGCTACTTCGGCGAGCCGGGGCGGCAGATGGACATGGTGGCGATCACCGGCACCAACGGGAAGACCTCGGTGTCCTACATGGTCGAGTCCGCGCTGCGGATCGCCGAGGGGGCCCGGGTCGGGGTCATCGGGACCGCGGGCAGCAGGATCGGCGACGAGCCGATCCCGATGCCGCGTTCGGTGCTGACCACTCCCGAATCACCGGACCTGCAGTACCTGTTGGGGTACATGCGCGACCGCGGGGCGGGCAGCGTGGTGCTGGAGGCCACCTCGATGGGCCTGCTGACGCACCGGGTGGACCGCACGTTCATCGACGTCGGGGTCTTCACCAACCTGACCCAGGACCACCTGGACGACCACGGGACGATGGCGGACTACCGGGACGCCAAACTGCGGCTCTTCCAGGGACTGTGCCGGCGCGCGGTGGTCAACGCCGACGATCCGGTGGGCGCGTCCGTCGCGGCGCTGATGCCGGGCGCCGTGACCACGTACGCGCTGGACGCACCGGCGGACTACCGGGCCACCGACCTGGCGGTGAGCGCCTCCGGCACCCGGTTCACGCTGCACCACGGCGGGCGCGCGTACGCCGCTTCGATCCCGGTGCCCGGCCGGTTCTCGGTGGCCAACGCCCTGGCCACGGTGGCCGCCTGCCACGTGCTGGGGCACGCGCTGGGCCCGTTGGTGGACGCGCTGGCGCAGATGCCTCCCGTACCGGGCCGCTTCGAGCGCTTCCGGACGCCGTCGGGGACGTCGGTGATCGTGGACTACGCCCACTCCCCGGACTCGTTGGACAAGGTCCTGAGCACGATCCGCGGCTTCGCCCCGGGTCGGGTGATCACGGTCTTCGGTTGCGGCGGGGACCGCGACACCACCAAGCGGGCCGAGATGGGCCGGATCGCCGGTACCCATTCCGACCTCTGCGTGCTGACCTCGGACAACCCCCGCACCGAGGACCCGGAGGCCATCCTCGACGAGATCGCGCCGGGTCTGGCGGCGGTCGGCGCCGCCTACCACCGGTGCGCGGACCGGCGTAGGGCGATCGGCTTCGCGCTGTCCGACGCGGGACCGGACGACACCGTCCTGATCGCGGGCAAGGGCAGCGAGCCGCACCAGATCGTCGGCGAGGAGCTGCTGCCCTTCAGCGACATGGCCACGGTGCGGGAGCTGTCCCTGCCGTAG